TTAGAATGGAATATGAATGGAAACACAGCAAAAGATGCTTCTGCGCTTAGTTACGGACATTTTGGCTTTACAGGAACAATGGTTTGGATAGACCCAGCAAATGAAATGATTTTCATTTTTCTTTCTAATAGAGTGTATCCGACAAGGGAAAGCAAAATGCTGATGCAACTCAACACACGCACCAGAATCCAACAAGTGATTTATGATGCAATGAAGTAAAAGTAACTATATATTATTATGAAAGACAATTTTTCAGATAACTCTCAAAATTATGCTATCTATCGTCCTTCTTATCCTAAAGAAGTTTTTGAAATTATTTATTCACATATAGAAGGAAAAAAAATAGCTTGGGACTGTGCTACAGGAAACGGACAAGTAGCCAATATTTTAGCACAAGATTTTGAAAAAGTCTATGCCACAGATATTAGCCAAAATCAACTTAAAAATGCTGTCCAAAAAGAAAATATTGTCTATTCAGTAGAGCAAGCTGAAAAATCATCTTTCGAAGACAATTCCTTTGATTTGATTACAGTAGCACAAGCTATACACTTATCTTGTCCCATATTTTTTCGGATTAGCTAGTTTATAGCCTTGTATCATTAC
The DNA window shown above is from Bernardetia sp. and carries:
- a CDS encoding class I SAM-dependent methyltransferase; protein product: MKDNFSDNSQNYAIYRPSYPKEVFEIIYSHIEGKKIAWDCATGNGQVANILAQDFEKVYATDISQNQLKNAVQKENIVYSVEQAEKSSFEDNSFDLITVAQAIHLSCPIFFRIS